Genomic window (Roseivirga sp. 4D4):
AGCAGAATTGATAGAAAGCGAACTTTTCGGGCATGAGAAGGGTGCTTTTACCTCTGCCCACAAACAGCGCATTGGTAAATTTGAGCAGGCTAATGAAGGAACGCTATTTCTAGATGAGATAGGCGACATGAGCCTTTCTGCTCAGGCGAAAGTCCTTCGAGCCCTTCAAGAGCATAAAATCACACGCGTTGGTGGAGATAAGGATATCAACGTAAACGTACGCGTTCTCGCTGCAACCAATAAAGACTTAAAGAAAGAAATCGAGGAGACTAATTTTCGAGAAGATCTTTATCACAGATTGAGTGTCATTTTAGTTCAAGTCCCACCTCTGAAAGATAGAAAAGACGACATACCACTTCTGGTTGACAAATTTTTGGATGACATAGCCCATGAGTATGGAACCAAAAAGAAGGAAGTGACAGCTGACGGATTTAAGGCACTACAGGCCTATGACTGGTCTGGCAACATTCGAGAACTCAGGAATGTCACCGAAAGGTTGGTAATCATGTGCGGTGAAAGCATCGGTGCAGAAGACGTAGAAAAATATTTGGTCTAATTTAGAACTGACCCTCTTTTTTCTCTTTCTTTTCTTCCTTTTTATCAACCTTAGCATAGGCCGGACAGATTTTTTGTGCACAAGATGTTATGCCCAAAAAAGCCACAGCAATCGCTATAATGATGATTTTCTTCTTATTCATATGAGTAGTTATACAACAAAGTTAAAAATTAACCCTAAACAAAATAATCTTACCCCAGGTCAATCTATCTCCCAACGACTCGAAGTGAGTAATATTTTAAATTACCATTAGGTTACATCCGCGTAGTTCGGCATTGTCAATTCTGCCTTTTACCTCGAACGAACCATCCTGATAAACAACTCCCATATCCTTGGTTTCAATAAAAGAACATGTCTTGAAATTGGCCAAATCGACAATATTCAAACCACCATTTCTTCCAGCAAAAGGATAGGTCAGAGGATCATTCAAATCTCTGGCGATTACTTTCATAGTACGGCTAGGTCGAAAAATACCCTTCTTTTGGGAGTAAGCCTGAGAGAAAAGTTCAGTCATACCGTACTCCGAATGGATAGTCGAAACACCAAATGAGGTTTTTAAAACCTCATGTACATCTTCCCTAACCATTTCCTCTCTTCGGCCTTTCATCCCTCCTGTTTCCATTACAATCAGTTCAGGAAAATTGACTTCATAGGTTTCGCAAAAGTCCAGTAAGCCGAATGTAACACCGATCAATAGCACCTTTTCTCCGCTACCTTGCAACGAAGTCAAAGTATCTCTCAATGCTTTTATATCGTTCAGAAAAAATCCTGATTTCGGTTTCCCGCTTTTCGTGATGAAATGATTAACCATTGAAATCAGCCCAGAATTAGCACGTTCTAGATAAGAAGGCAACAGTGCTAATACGGTGAAATCCTCGACAGGACCATACATTTCTTCAAACCCTGATAAGCAACTTTGGAGATAAAATGCTTCATTAAAAACATGATGTTTGCTTGTCTGGCTCTGAGTGGTGCCACTACTCTCAAAAACTCTTTCTGTGTTCCATTCTCCAGTTTTTACGTTCTTCGTCTTGAAAAATTCAATGGGTAAAAAAGGAATGTCGTTGATGTTGTTTACATCATCCAATTTCCTACCTAACGCCTGAGCGTATGATTGATACACTGGATTATGCTGAAATTGGAGTCTAAAAACTTCTAACGCCAGCTCATCAAAAGTCAATGAGTTGACAGAAATAATTCTTTCAGATAAACTATTGATATCAGGCATTCGTTATTGACAATGAGCAAACACTTAGGGCAAATATTGCTATAATTGTACTCTTTTAAATGCTTTGCATGAGAATTACGCACTACTATTCAAAGGTTTTCCTATCTATTGCGACAATAAGCCTCGTTGCTTTCAGCTGCAATAGACCACCTGATTTACCAGATGCTCCATCGATAAGTTTTGACGATGTCACCTTTCAAGTCAGAAATGAGGGAGATCCCCTTTTTGAAGAAACCGTATTGAGTCTTTCTTTCAATGTTTCGGATGGCAATGGCGACCTAGGCCTGGATGGGAATGAAAACAATGCACCTTACAACTCTTACAGCCTTGTAACAGGAACCAACGGTTTTGTTGAATTTGGTGAAAGACCCACAGACCCTCCCTTTTCGTGCCTAGACTATGTGATTGAAGACAGAGAAAACTTGGACCTGAATAACGATGAGGATTTTCTTGATACCCTTTTAATCAACTTCAATGAAAATCAATTCAACATTGAGGTAGATTTTTTAGTAAAGAGAAATGGTGTTTTTGAAGAGCTAGAAATGAGAGCTCAACCAAGAGGAAGCGCCAATGAAACCACACTATGTGGAATTTCATTTGATGGAAGATTCCCTTGTCTTTCAAGTGAAGATAATCCTTGTGATTTCATTCGCGATAATGATCGCCCAATTGAGGGTGTGGTTACCTACGAGATGAATTCAGGCTTATTCTTGCCCATTTTCAGGACGGACACTCTTATGCTTCAATTCAAGATTCGTGACAGAGCTTTGAATGAAAGCAATGTCGCCAGTACTGAGGAATTCACTCTTCAGGGAATCACGATTCCTTCAACAAACTGACTAGTAGATTTCGGGGAATCTGGTTGGATCAACCTCACTCATTAGCTCATAGACCTTATCAAATACCGTCTCTGTATTTGGCTTAGAGAAGTAATCTCCATCTGAAGCATAAGCTGGTCTGTGTTCCTTAGCCGCTATAGTCACAGGCTGAGAATCGAGCTGCAAGTACCCTTTCTGCTCTTCCAGAACCTTCTGCATCATATAGGCCGAAGCTCCACCAGGTACATCCTCATCCGCGAAAACCACCCGATTTGTCTTCTTAAGTGATTCAATAATGGAATGATCTACATCAAATGGAAGTAAGGTCTGAACATCAATTACTTCGGTTGATATTCCTACTTCTTCTAGCTCCTGTGCGGCTTGCATCACCACTCTGCACATTGAACCATAAGTAACTATTGTTACATCATCACCTGATCTCAATATTTCTGGCTTACCTAAAGGAACGGTAAACTCACCAATGTTGTCAGGAATTCGTTCTTTTAATCGATAACCATTCAAGCATTCAATTATTAATGCCGGATCATCAGATTTGAGCATCGTATTATAAAATCCAGCCGCTTGTGTCATATCCCTTGGCACCAATACATTGATACCCCTAAGACTGTTCAAGATCATCCCTATTGGAGAACCTGAATGCCACACACCTTCCAGTCTGTGACCTCTAGTTCTGATAATCAGTGGCGCTTTCTGCCCTCCAACGGTTCTGTATTGAAGCGTTGCTAAATCATCCGAAAGGGTTTGAAGCGCATATAATAAATAATCCAAATACTGGATTTCAGTGATAGGTCTGAGTCCTCTTAAGGCTGCACCTATTCCCTGACCGATTATGGTCGTCTCTCTGATTCCGGTATCCGTGACTCTGAGCTTTCCGTATTTGTCTTGAAGCCCAGCAAATGCTTGGTTTACGTCACCAATCTTACCCACATCTTCACCAATAGCAAACACGCGTGGATCGCGACTCATAGCCGCATCAAAACATGCCTGAAGCACTTCTCGACCATCTACCAAAGGAGACGATTCAGAAAACTCAGCCTTAATTTCCTCAACATTGAGGGAAGCATGCTCCGATTCACTCATTACATGCGAACTGTAACGGGCGTGGTTTTCTTTATCGGCATTCTCTAACCAAGCGACTAATGAGGCCCTGGCTGAGGTTTCTTCATTTCGCGTTATTCTCAACACTTTTTTGACAACCTTAAAGGTATCAAGTCGAATTGAGTTCAGCGTACTTTTAAGTTCTGATACAATTTGAAGAATAGTGCCTCCATGAGCACTTTCATTACCTAAAGCTTCAAGGATTTCAACCGCTTTATCCTGATCTCTTTTGATATCAGCGATAAAACCATTCCAAGCATCCTGTCTAGCTTGCTTGGCAGTAGCCTTGGCCTCCTTTTCAATTGCATCGATTTCTTCCTCAGAACTTATGTCATTATCTAAAATCCACTTTCTGAATTGGACAATACAGTCATGCTCCTTCTCCCATTCAAGGCGCTCTTTCGGCTTATAACGCTCATGCGATCCTGATGTGGAGTGACCCTGGGGTTGAGTCATTTCTTGCACATGAATCAAAACTGGCACATGCTCTTCTCGAGCAATTTTAGTTCCTTTTTCAAAGGCTTCGATCAGCCCAAGATAATCCCAACCTTTAGCCTTAATGATCTCATAACCAGCTTTTGATTTGGTCCTTTGCATTCCGGCAAGAAAATCAGAAATACTTCCGCCCGTAGTGTGATATTCTTTTGGTACTGAAATCCCATAATCATCATCCCAGACAGACATAACCATTGGTACTTGTAGCACACCAGCCGCATTGATACTTTCAAAAAAGTGTCCTTCAGAGGTAGAAGCATTACCGATGGTTCCGAACGCCACCTCATTCCCCTTAATTGAGAAGTCAGAAAATCCGTGCAGTTCTTTGTTCTCTCTGTAGAGCTTAGAGGCATAGGCGAGGCCTACAAGTCTTGGCATTTGGCCTGCAGTGGGAGAAATATCAGCACTTGAGTTTTTCATCTCTGTCTGATTCTTCCAATTTCCTTTTTCGTCCAGAAGACGATTCGCAAAGTGGCCATTCATCAACCTTCCTCCAGAAGCTGGTTCTGCTTCTATAGAAGTATGGGCATATAACTGAGCAAAGTATTGTTGAATTGTAAGACCCTCGATGGCAAACATGAAGGTCTGATCACGGTAGTAACCAGATCTGAAATCACCATTTTGAAAAACCTTGGCCATGGCGATCTGAGCCAATTCTTTACCATCACCGAAGATGCCGAATTTAGCCTTGCCCATGAAAACTTCCTTTCGGCCAATCAAACTCGCTTCTCTGCTTTCAAAAACAAGTCTATAGTCTCTCAAGACGTCTTCTACACTAACCTTTCTCTTGTTAATACTTTTCGTTGCTCCCACAGGCCTCACAGTTTAAAATGAACGGTTGTTTCCCAATGAAATGGAATACAAAAGTAATCAATTATTAAGACAAAGCAAATTTGGTTTAAGTCATGAAAATTTGCCATTCATAAAATATTATTTTGTCAAAGATTACTGAACGATTTCCTATTTCATTTTATTCGAAATAACAAAATATTATTCTTTTCAATTTTGATCAAAAAGAACATAATTTCGAGATTACCAGATGTGATCACATTTCCTTCTGAATACCAGGACACAAAGTCATTTTTATTTCAATTGCAAACGTTTGTTAACTCCGCTTACTATATTTGCGCTCACAAAAAATTAAACATCCTTTTATCATGATCATTGGTGTACCTAAGGAAATCAAAAACAATGAAAATCGAGTAGCAGCAACTCCTTCTGGCGTGGCTGAACTTACGAAGCGCGGTCATACCGTTTATGTTCAATCTACAGCAGGTCTGGGAAGTGGTTTTTCTGATGAAGACTACACAAAAGCAGGTGCTCAAATCCTTCCTACAATTGAGGATACCTATGCCATTGCTGAAATGATCATGAAGGTGAAAGAACCTATCGAATCAGAGTATAATTTGATCAAAGAGGATCAACTTCTATTTACTTATTTCCACTTTGCATCCTACGAACCATTGACTAAGGCAATGATTGCTAATAAGTCGGTTTGTTTGGCCTATGAAACTGTTGAAAAGGCTGATAGAAGCCTTCCTCTATTAGTGCCTATGTCAGAAGTAGCTGGCCGTATGGCCACACAAAAGGGAGCTAACTACCTTGAAAAACCTCTTGGTGGCATGGGCAAACTACTCGGAGGTGTTCCAGGTGTACTTCCTGCTAAGGTTTTAGTCCTTGGTGGTGGTATTGTGGGTACACAAGCTGCAAAGATGGCGGCTGGCCTTGGAGCAGATGTAACTATGATGGACATCAGCTTGAAAAGAATGAGAGAGCTGGACGACATCATGCCGGCCAATGTGAATACAATGATGTCTAACGAATATAATATTCGTGCGATGATCAAAGACTCGGATTTAATCATTGGTGCCGTGTTGATTCCTGGAGCCAAAGCCCCTCATTTGATCACTAGAGATATGCTAAAAGACATGAAGCCGGGAACCGTACTAGTTGATGTAGCTGTAGATCAGGGTGGTTGTATTGAGACTTGTAGACCAACGACACATGCTGAGCCTACCTATGTTATCGATGATGTACTACACTATTGTGTAGCAAACATGCCAGGTGCAGTGCCTTATACTTCTACGCTAGCACTGACTAACGCCACGCTTCCATATGCCATTCAACTGGCTAACAAAGGCTGGAAAAAGGCTTGCAATGATGATACTGAACTAGCCAAAGGTTTAAATGTAATCAAAGGAGATGTTGTGTATGAAGCGGTTGCACAAGCGTTCGATCTGCCATACGTTACTTTGGACAAACATTTAGCTTAAAAGATTCATAGTATTGATTGAAGGAACCTCTATTTTTAGAGGTTCCTTTTTTTATATAATTTCCTCGAACAAAGATTAAGATGGCTGACAACGCTTTAGTTACTGGTGCTGCAGGTGGTATAGGGTTTGAATTCTGTAAATTATTGGCTTCCAAGGGCTATGACCTTGTCATGGTTGATATGGATGCGAACGGACTCGAAAAGTCTAGGCAGGCCTTAAAAAATGAGAGTGACGTCAATATTGAGATCTTTGTCCAAGACTTATCGGCTGAATCCGCTGCAACTTCGATCATTGATTTCGTGACTGACCAAGGCTTAGAAATTGATCTCATCTTCAACAATGCTGGCTTTGGCAACTTTGGATACTTTGCTGAAAGCAGTTGGGTCAAAGATAGAGCCATGCTCCAAGTTCACATGATCACCGCTACACAGCTGATTAAGCTCTTATTACCAGGCATGATCTCCAGAGGCAAGGGCTATATTCTGAATAATGCCTCCGTGGCTGCCTTTGTACCTGGTCCATTAATGTCTACCTACCACGCCTCAAAATCGTATTTACTGAACTTCACTCAGGCATTGGCCAATGAGATGAAAGGAACAAATATCAAGGCCACTGTGATCTGTCCTGGAATGACCAAAACGAACTTTGCTAAGGCCAATGGCAATGATGACCCCAACATTAAGTTTAATATCATGGACAGTGACTTTGTGGCTGAATATGCTTTTAACGCTTTAATGAAAGGAAAGGTAGTTGCGGTTCCCGGTTTTTGGAACAAGCTGAGTGCCTTCTTACCCAGGCTACTCAGTAGAGATACAGTCGCGAATATGGTGGGCAACATTCAACGAAAAAATCACGCTAAAAGAGCTGACGAAAAAGCGAACAAGACACTCTAGTCTGCCCGATTATAAACTGTCTCCTCCCAAGATTTCAACTTTGGGTTAATCCACTTGAACCAGAGTGGTGGCATAGCTGCCAATAGTATCATAGCTGGATATCCTGAGGGAAGTTGCGGAGACTCATCATAGTGCTTTAAAACCTGATATCTTTTGATAGCATTCGCATGATGATCTGAATGACGTTGCAATTGGAACAGAAAGAAATTACTCAGCCTGTGATTTGAGTTCCATGAGTGCATAGGGTTTACGCGCTCATATACTCCAGGTGACTTCTCTTTGCGCACTATTCCATAATGCTCAACATAATTGACAATCTCTAAGAGGGTGAATGCCAAAAGACTCTGAGCAAAAAAGAACAAGGGCACTTCCCAAACGATTCGATCAAAGAACAAACTGATAATTAAAGTCAGCAGGGCAGCAAAAACCAGCGGCAGCATTGTATACCAAATCATCTCATTTTGAGTACTCCAGAAACTCGCACCCTTTCGTTCTAGACGACTTCTTTCAAGCTTCCATGCGCTTGTATAACTCCCGATCACTGAACGAAACCAGAAGGCATAAAAATTCTCGTTCTTACGGCTTGTCGCTGGATCTCGAGGTGTAGCCACATAGACATGGTGTCCTCGATTGTGTTCTATATAAAAGTGCATATAGCACACAGTCATCAGAATGATCCGAGCATAGACCCTTTCCAACTTTGATTTCTTATGACCAAGCTCATGCGCCACAGTAATTCCTATACCGCCAGTTACCAATGCAAAGCTTAGAACAAACCCAATTAAATATTGAAGTTCCATATTACTGTCGGCCATCACATATGCACCCCAAACCAAAAAAGAGACTTGAAAGATTGTCCAGACATAGGTTATTAAGCGGTAGTAGAATTGTTCTGAGACAACCCGTGCTTCATCATCCGTCATATTTTCTGGGTCTTGCCCAATTAGCCAATCGGCTAATGGAATGAAGACAAAGACGAACACCACCGTAAGATAATTCCAATACCCTCCCAGGTAAAACCCCAGCACTGCCAATAATGGAATTATAAATGCAGTAAGAAAGCCTATCTTCTTGATTAAACTCACCTAGGAATTTAATCAATCATAGCATAGCGGTCAAACTATTGTAATCCGGAATTTGGTCGAGCGTTTCAAATTCTCCGTCAGGAGATTTACAGAGGCAAGCATATGTCACCAGACCATTGGTAACAATAAGTAATCGAGCGTTACATTGAGTGTTGTAAACAGCTAACTGTCTTACCGTTGATTCATTAACAGGGACTGAAGCTGCCTTGCATTCTACTAAAACCAGTGGATTCAACTCATTATTTCTGACCATAATATCACTTCTTTTAGTCAGCGAGTTGTATTTATGTCCTGTTTCAACACTCGTTAAGCTTGCGGGGTAATTGAGGTGATTATTAAGAAAATTAATAAAGTGTTGTCTCACCCACTCTTCAGGGGTTAATACAATGAACTTCTTCCTTATCGGATCGAAAATGGCTAACTTGCCAGCCCGTTGTTCGATTCGATATTTGTATTTAGGAAGATTGAGTTCGAGCATTTGGTAAAGCTAAATAATTCCCTCCTACGATTAAACCTCTATGAAGACCAAAGAAGAAATAGTAGACAATTGGCTCCCCAGATACACTGG
Coding sequences:
- a CDS encoding alkane 1-monooxygenase, yielding MSLIKKIGFLTAFIIPLLAVLGFYLGGYWNYLTVVFVFVFIPLADWLIGQDPENMTDDEARVVSEQFYYRLITYVWTIFQVSFLVWGAYVMADSNMELQYLIGFVLSFALVTGGIGITVAHELGHKKSKLERVYARIILMTVCYMHFYIEHNRGHHVYVATPRDPATSRKNENFYAFWFRSVIGSYTSAWKLERSRLERKGASFWSTQNEMIWYTMLPLVFAALLTLIISLFFDRIVWEVPLFFFAQSLLAFTLLEIVNYVEHYGIVRKEKSPGVYERVNPMHSWNSNHRLSNFFLFQLQRHSDHHANAIKRYQVLKHYDESPQLPSGYPAMILLAAMPPLWFKWINPKLKSWEETVYNRAD
- a CDS encoding SDR family NAD(P)-dependent oxidoreductase, which produces MADNALVTGAAGGIGFEFCKLLASKGYDLVMVDMDANGLEKSRQALKNESDVNIEIFVQDLSAESAATSIIDFVTDQGLEIDLIFNNAGFGNFGYFAESSWVKDRAMLQVHMITATQLIKLLLPGMISRGKGYILNNASVAAFVPGPLMSTYHASKSYLLNFTQALANEMKGTNIKATVICPGMTKTNFAKANGNDDPNIKFNIMDSDFVAEYAFNALMKGKVVAVPGFWNKLSAFLPRLLSRDTVANMVGNIQRKNHAKRADEKANKTL
- the ald gene encoding alanine dehydrogenase — protein: MIIGVPKEIKNNENRVAATPSGVAELTKRGHTVYVQSTAGLGSGFSDEDYTKAGAQILPTIEDTYAIAEMIMKVKEPIESEYNLIKEDQLLFTYFHFASYEPLTKAMIANKSVCLAYETVEKADRSLPLLVPMSEVAGRMATQKGANYLEKPLGGMGKLLGGVPGVLPAKVLVLGGGIVGTQAAKMAAGLGADVTMMDISLKRMRELDDIMPANVNTMMSNEYNIRAMIKDSDLIIGAVLIPGAKAPHLITRDMLKDMKPGTVLVDVAVDQGGCIETCRPTTHAEPTYVIDDVLHYCVANMPGAVPYTSTLALTNATLPYAIQLANKGWKKACNDDTELAKGLNVIKGDVVYEAVAQAFDLPYVTLDKHLA
- a CDS encoding acyl transferase, whose amino-acid sequence is MPDINSLSERIISVNSLTFDELALEVFRLQFQHNPVYQSYAQALGRKLDDVNNINDIPFLPIEFFKTKNVKTGEWNTERVFESSGTTQSQTSKHHVFNEAFYLQSCLSGFEEMYGPVEDFTVLALLPSYLERANSGLISMVNHFITKSGKPKSGFFLNDIKALRDTLTSLQGSGEKVLLIGVTFGLLDFCETYEVNFPELIVMETGGMKGRREEMVREDVHEVLKTSFGVSTIHSEYGMTELFSQAYSQKKGIFRPSRTMKVIARDLNDPLTYPFAGRNGGLNIVDLANFKTCSFIETKDMGVVYQDGSFEVKGRIDNAELRGCNLMVI
- a CDS encoding thiamine pyrophosphate-dependent enzyme, with translation MGATKSINKRKVSVEDVLRDYRLVFESREASLIGRKEVFMGKAKFGIFGDGKELAQIAMAKVFQNGDFRSGYYRDQTFMFAIEGLTIQQYFAQLYAHTSIEAEPASGGRLMNGHFANRLLDEKGNWKNQTEMKNSSADISPTAGQMPRLVGLAYASKLYRENKELHGFSDFSIKGNEVAFGTIGNASTSEGHFFESINAAGVLQVPMVMSVWDDDYGISVPKEYHTTGGSISDFLAGMQRTKSKAGYEIIKAKGWDYLGLIEAFEKGTKIAREEHVPVLIHVQEMTQPQGHSTSGSHERYKPKERLEWEKEHDCIVQFRKWILDNDISSEEEIDAIEKEAKATAKQARQDAWNGFIADIKRDQDKAVEILEALGNESAHGGTILQIVSELKSTLNSIRLDTFKVVKKVLRITRNEETSARASLVAWLENADKENHARYSSHVMSESEHASLNVEEIKAEFSESSPLVDGREVLQACFDAAMSRDPRVFAIGEDVGKIGDVNQAFAGLQDKYGKLRVTDTGIRETTIIGQGIGAALRGLRPITEIQYLDYLLYALQTLSDDLATLQYRTVGGQKAPLIIRTRGHRLEGVWHSGSPIGMILNSLRGINVLVPRDMTQAAGFYNTMLKSDDPALIIECLNGYRLKERIPDNIGEFTVPLGKPEILRSGDDVTIVTYGSMCRVVMQAAQELEEVGISTEVIDVQTLLPFDVDHSIIESLKKTNRVVFADEDVPGGASAYMMQKVLEEQKGYLQLDSQPVTIAAKEHRPAYASDGDYFSKPNTETVFDKVYELMSEVDPTRFPEIY
- a CDS encoding type I restriction enzyme HsdR N-terminal domain-containing protein produces the protein MLELNLPKYKYRIEQRAGKLAIFDPIRKKFIVLTPEEWVRQHFINFLNNHLNYPASLTSVETGHKYNSLTKRSDIMVRNNELNPLVLVECKAASVPVNESTVRQLAVYNTQCNARLLIVTNGLVTYACLCKSPDGEFETLDQIPDYNSLTAML